One Chanodichthys erythropterus isolate Z2021 chromosome 10, ASM2448905v1, whole genome shotgun sequence DNA segment encodes these proteins:
- the LOC137028109 gene encoding transcription factor Adf-1-like: MAIWNEASEDELINMIQERPGLYDITEKCYVNRVLKAELWREIENKLVISEKELKKRWDSLRTQYMRYKKQGPSGSSGAQKTGRQQWILNRLQFLEPHTKRKESTSNLMIMEPAADSDSCSPSDGTNSDTWTGTHEDPSFSDADLRSSTPLAESTICGTESTAMRKDHLQSSNIKPKPPGKRRKMQDESSSEESTNLMRTIGKTLEKLASQENTNDAISAYCKNLEHRMRNLPPHLLPHFQHEVDNCIFKYSVGHNHALDASSNQYTHL, encoded by the exons ATGGCTATCTGGAACGAGGCAAGTGAAGACGAATTGATCAACATGATCCAGGAAAGGCCGGGTTTGTATGACATTACGGAAAAATGTTATGTCAACCGTGTGCTGAAAGCTGAACTGTGGCGTGAGATCGAAAATAAACTCGTCATATCAG AAAAAGAGCTCAAGAAGCGGTGGGATTCATTGCGAACCCAATACATGCGTTATAAGAAACAAGGACCCTCAGGAAGTTCTGGAGCTCAGAAGactggcaggcagcaatggatcCTGAACCGCCTGCAGTTTCTAGAGCCTCACACAAAAAGGAAGGAGAGCACTTCAAATCTAATGATcatg GAACCTGCGGCTGATAGTGATTCCTGTTCACCCTCAGATGGTACCAACAGTGACACCTGGACTGGCACCCATGAAGACCCCAGCTTCAGTGATGCTGACCTACGGTCAAGTACACCCTTGGCTGAATCCACCATCTGTGGAACTGAGTCCACAGCCATGAGAAAGGACCATTTGCAAAGCTCCAACATAAAACCAAAGCCTCCAGGGAAGCGCAGGAAGATGCAAGACGAATCCTCCAGCGAGGAATCCACAAACTTGATGCGCACCATCGGCAAAACTCTGGAAAAGTTGGCATCACAGGAAAACACCAATGATGCCATCTCagcttactgcaaaaatcttgaaCACAGAATGCGGAATTTGCCACCACATCTACTGCCACATTTCCAGCATGAGGTTGAtaattgcattttcaaatattcagtGGGCCACAACCATGCACTGGATGCATCTTCCAATCAGTATAcacacttgtaa